In the genome of Helicobacter kayseriensis, one region contains:
- the typA gene encoding translational GTPase TypA, whose protein sequence is MQNIRNIAVIAHVDHGKTTLVDGLLSQSGTFSSHEQVDERVMDSNDLERERGITILSKNTAIHYKGTKINIIDTPGHADFGGEVERVLKMVDGVLLLVDAQEGVMPQTKFVVKKALSFGIRPIVVVNKIDKPAAEPDRVVDEVFDLFVAMDANDSQLDFPVVYAAARDGYAIRNLDDEKKNLEPLFEAILEHVPAPQGSSENPLQMQIFTLDYDNYVGKIGIARVFNGRVKKGETVMLAKGDGSKENGRITKLIGFLGLARTEIEHAEAGDIVAVAGFNAIDVGDSLVDPSNPMPLDPMHLEEPTMSVYFAVNDSPLAGLEGKHVTANKIKDRLLKEMQTNIAMRCEEMGEGKFKVSGRGELQITILAENLRREGFEFSISRPEVIVKEENGVKMEPFEHLVIDTPQDFSGAIIEKLGRRKAEMKAMNPMGDGYTRLEFEIPARGLIGYRSEFLTDTKGEGVMNHSFLEFRPFSGSVESRSNGALISMENGDATAFSLFNIQERGVLFIAPQTKVYVGMVIGEHSRDNDLDVNPIKSKHLTNMRASGSDDAIKLVPPRELTLERALEWIEDDEILEITPLNIRIRKKYLDPTQRKRMTKK, encoded by the coding sequence ATGCAAAATATTAGAAATATCGCAGTAATCGCACATGTTGATCATGGTAAAACAACGCTTGTAGATGGGCTTTTGAGCCAATCAGGGACTTTTAGTTCTCATGAACAAGTCGATGAGCGAGTGATGGATAGTAATGACTTAGAAAGGGAGAGAGGAATCACTATTCTTTCTAAGAATACAGCCATTCATTATAAAGGGACAAAAATCAATATTATTGATACTCCAGGGCACGCTGATTTTGGAGGAGAAGTTGAGCGAGTACTTAAGATGGTAGATGGCGTGTTGCTCCTTGTAGATGCGCAAGAAGGAGTTATGCCTCAGACAAAGTTTGTGGTCAAGAAGGCTTTAAGCTTTGGAATCCGTCCTATTGTGGTTGTGAATAAGATCGATAAGCCTGCTGCAGAGCCTGATCGAGTTGTAGATGAGGTATTTGATCTTTTTGTGGCAATGGATGCCAATGATTCTCAGCTTGACTTTCCTGTGGTTTATGCCGCAGCACGTGATGGCTATGCAATTAGAAATCTTGATGATGAGAAGAAAAACCTTGAGCCATTGTTTGAGGCGATTTTGGAGCATGTTCCCGCTCCTCAAGGGTCTAGTGAAAATCCTTTGCAGATGCAAATTTTTACTCTTGATTATGATAATTATGTTGGAAAGATTGGGATTGCACGAGTATTCAATGGACGTGTCAAAAAAGGGGAGACTGTTATGCTAGCTAAAGGGGATGGGAGCAAGGAAAATGGCAGAATTACTAAGCTAATTGGATTTTTGGGCCTTGCAAGGACAGAGATTGAGCATGCAGAGGCTGGAGATATTGTCGCTGTTGCTGGGTTTAATGCAATTGATGTGGGAGATTCTCTTGTAGATCCAAGCAATCCAATGCCTCTAGATCCTATGCATTTAGAAGAACCAACAATGAGTGTTTATTTTGCTGTCAATGATTCTCCTTTGGCTGGACTTGAAGGCAAGCATGTCACAGCCAATAAAATTAAAGATAGATTGCTTAAAGAGATGCAAACCAATATCGCAATGCGTTGTGAGGAAATGGGCGAGGGGAAATTCAAGGTCAGTGGAAGAGGGGAGCTCCAAATCACAATTTTGGCAGAAAATTTAAGAAGAGAGGGATTTGAGTTTTCTATCTCTCGCCCTGAAGTGATTGTCAAAGAAGAAAATGGTGTGAAGATGGAACCCTTTGAGCATCTTGTGATTGATACTCCACAAGATTTTAGTGGCGCGATTATTGAAAAGCTTGGACGACGCAAGGCTGAGATGAAGGCAATGAATCCGATGGGGGATGGTTATACTCGCTTGGAGTTTGAGATCCCTGCAAGAGGATTAATTGGATATAGAAGTGAGTTTTTGACAGATACCAAGGGAGAAGGAGTGATGAATCATTCTTTCTTGGAGTTTCGCCCATTTAGCGGGAGTGTTGAAAGTCGTAGCAATGGGGCATTAATCTCAATGGAAAATGGTGATGCAACAGCGTTTTCTCTTTTTAATATCCAAGAGAGAGGTGTGTTATTTATCGCTCCTCAAACTAAGGTTTATGTGGGGATGGTGATTGGTGAGCATAGTCGTGATAATGATTTGGATGTCAATCCTATCAAATCAAAGCACTTGACCAATATGCGTGCAAGCGGGAGTGATGATGCTATTAAGCTTGTGCCACCAAGAGAGCTTACTCTTGAAAGAGCACTAGAGTGGATTGAAGATGATGAGATTTTGGAGATCACACCGCTTAACATCAGAATCCGCAAAAAATATCTTGATCCTACGCAACGCAAAAGAATGACGAAGAAATAG
- a CDS encoding NAD(P)H-dependent oxidoreductase: MKFLEAMEFAHACKVFDEARKIPKEQLDQILEAGRLTPSSFGLEHTRLLVVQSQKLKEELQPLCWNQKQIPTCSELVIFKSKVKDIIAPSKYILDYMQRRGLDERFMDRLKSFQEKSFQTRRELEDWSMKQAYLMASSMVNCAAYLGIDSCCIEGFMREEVEGALGIEPQEERIALLVAFGYRVNEPAPKFRIKKEQFVEIR; the protein is encoded by the coding sequence ATGAAATTTTTGGAGGCGATGGAGTTTGCGCATGCGTGCAAAGTTTTTGATGAGGCGCGTAAGATTCCAAAAGAGCAGTTAGATCAGATTTTAGAGGCTGGGAGACTTACCCCAAGTTCTTTTGGCCTAGAGCATACACGCTTGCTTGTTGTGCAGTCTCAAAAGCTTAAAGAGGAACTTCAGCCTTTGTGTTGGAATCAAAAGCAGATTCCCACTTGCAGTGAGCTTGTGATCTTTAAATCAAAGGTGAAAGATATTATTGCTCCTTCTAAGTATATTTTGGATTATATGCAAAGACGAGGACTTGATGAGCGTTTTATGGATCGCTTGAAAAGTTTTCAAGAAAAAAGTTTTCAAACTCGTAGAGAACTTGAAGATTGGAGTATGAAGCAAGCTTATTTGATGGCAAGCTCAATGGTGAATTGCGCGGCATATTTAGGAATTGATTCTTGTTGCATTGAAGGGTTTATGAGAGAAGAAGTTGAGGGGGCTTTGGGAATTGAACCGCAAGAGGAGCGTATAGCCTTGCTTGTAGCGTTTGGTTATCGTGTAAATGAGCCAGCTCCGAAATTCAGAATCAAAAAAGAACAATTTGTAGAAATTAGATAA
- a CDS encoding ribonucleoside-diphosphate reductase subunit alpha has protein sequence MLTVIKRSGRVETLDITKIQKYTNEAVEGLEGVSQSELEVDAKIHFRDQITTEEIQQTLIKTAVDKIDVDRPNWTFVAARLFLYDLYHKVSGFTGYKHLRDYFEKGESEGKILKGFKEKFDLDLLNSHIDPKRDLQFNYLGIKTLYDRYLLKDRENRPIELPQQMFMALAMFLAQNEQDPNQWAIQFYDVISKFEVVTATPTLANGRTTRHQLSSCYIGSTPDNIEGIFDAYKEMALLSKYGGGIGWDFSKVRGLGSFIDGHKNAAGGVVPFLKIANDVAIAVDQLGTRKGAIATYLEVWHTDINDFIDLRKNSGEERRRTHDLFPAIWICDLFMKRVEENAQWTLFDPYECPELTELYGEEFEAKYIEYENNPNVLKEHISAKELWKKILTNYFESGLPFLAFKDSANRANPNKHAGIIRSSNLCTEIFQNTEPSIYRVEVEFEDGSKQEFGEFEEVTTDKGITKRANKLTSIDSLNGKKIFIAQKIQYDGLTAVCNLASINLSKINTQEDIERVVPIAVRILDNVIDLNFYPNRKVRVTNAQNRAIGLGVMGEAEMLASAKIAWGSQEHLEKIDEVMEMISFSAISASSDLAKEKGIYPQFANSNWSKGIFPIDVANKEALKLVDRGGLFGSSCDWESLRGKVKTQGMRNGYLMAIAPTSSISILVGTTQTIEPVYKRKWFEENLSGLVPVVVPNLNLETWNYYVSAYDLDQMDLVRAAAVRQKWIDQGQSVNIFMRLDKASGKLLNDIYMLAWKLGLKSTYYLRSQSPDAQEQIMDRSVECVNCQ, from the coding sequence ATGTTGACTGTGATTAAACGAAGTGGAAGAGTAGAAACTCTAGATATTACAAAAATTCAAAAATACACCAATGAGGCTGTAGAGGGGTTGGAGGGAGTCAGCCAAAGTGAGCTAGAGGTCGATGCTAAAATCCATTTTCGTGATCAAATCACAACAGAAGAGATTCAACAAACATTGATTAAAACTGCAGTAGATAAAATTGATGTTGATCGACCCAACTGGACTTTTGTCGCAGCAAGACTATTTCTCTATGACCTTTATCATAAAGTTAGCGGATTTACGGGATATAAGCATTTGAGGGATTATTTTGAGAAGGGAGAGAGCGAGGGAAAGATTCTCAAAGGGTTTAAAGAAAAATTTGATTTGGATTTATTGAATTCTCATATTGATCCAAAACGCGATCTGCAATTTAACTACTTGGGGATCAAAACACTTTATGATCGCTATTTGTTAAAAGATAGAGAAAATCGCCCCATTGAGCTTCCACAGCAAATGTTTATGGCATTGGCAATGTTTTTGGCTCAAAATGAACAAGATCCAAATCAATGGGCTATTCAGTTTTATGATGTGATTTCAAAATTTGAAGTCGTGACAGCTACTCCTACCCTTGCCAATGGTAGAACAACACGTCATCAATTAAGCTCTTGCTATATCGGAAGCACACCAGATAATATAGAGGGAATCTTTGATGCTTATAAAGAGATGGCATTATTGAGTAAGTATGGCGGAGGAATTGGCTGGGATTTCAGCAAAGTAAGGGGGCTTGGAAGCTTTATAGATGGACATAAAAATGCCGCAGGGGGAGTTGTGCCATTTTTAAAGATTGCCAATGATGTAGCGATTGCTGTAGATCAGCTTGGCACAAGAAAAGGGGCAATCGCAACTTATTTAGAGGTATGGCATACAGACATCAATGATTTTATTGATTTGAGAAAAAATAGCGGAGAGGAGAGAAGGCGAACACATGACCTTTTTCCTGCAATATGGATATGCGATCTTTTTATGAAACGTGTGGAGGAAAATGCACAATGGACGCTATTTGATCCTTATGAGTGTCCAGAGCTGACAGAGCTTTATGGTGAAGAGTTTGAGGCAAAATATATTGAATATGAAAATAATCCCAATGTCCTTAAAGAACATATTTCTGCCAAAGAATTATGGAAAAAGATTTTGACAAATTATTTTGAATCAGGTCTTCCATTTTTGGCATTTAAAGACAGTGCCAATCGGGCCAATCCCAATAAACACGCAGGAATTATCAGAAGCTCCAATCTATGTACAGAAATTTTCCAAAACACAGAGCCAAGCATTTATCGCGTAGAGGTGGAATTTGAAGATGGAAGTAAGCAAGAATTTGGAGAATTTGAAGAAGTTACGACAGATAAGGGAATCACAAAGCGAGCCAACAAGCTGACAAGTATTGATTCGCTCAATGGAAAAAAAATCTTTATTGCTCAAAAGATCCAATATGATGGATTGACGGCTGTATGCAATCTTGCAAGCATTAACTTGAGCAAAATCAATACGCAAGAAGATATTGAGCGAGTTGTACCCATAGCGGTAAGAATCTTAGATAATGTTATTGATCTCAATTTTTATCCTAACCGCAAAGTGCGTGTTACCAATGCCCAAAATCGTGCGATTGGTTTGGGGGTGATGGGTGAGGCTGAAATGCTTGCAAGCGCAAAAATTGCTTGGGGCAGTCAAGAGCATCTTGAAAAAATTGATGAAGTGATGGAGATGATTAGCTTTAGTGCAATCTCTGCAAGCTCTGATTTGGCAAAAGAGAAAGGAATCTATCCGCAATTTGCAAATTCAAATTGGAGCAAGGGGATTTTTCCTATCGATGTAGCCAACAAAGAAGCACTCAAGCTTGTTGATCGTGGAGGGCTTTTTGGTAGTTCTTGTGATTGGGAATCATTGCGTGGGAAAGTCAAGACTCAAGGGATGAGAAATGGCTATCTTATGGCGATTGCTCCTACAAGTTCGATCTCTATCCTTGTTGGCACAACTCAAACAATAGAGCCTGTTTATAAGCGCAAATGGTTTGAAGAGAATCTCTCAGGACTTGTGCCTGTGGTTGTCCCCAACCTCAATCTTGAAACGTGGAATTATTATGTCAGTGCATATGATCTAGATCAAATGGATCTTGTAAGGGCTGCTGCTGTTCGACAAAAATGGATCGATCAAGGACAAAGTGTCAATATCTTTATGCGTTTAGATAAAGCAAGCGGGAAGCTTCTTAATGATATTTATATGCTTGCTTGGAAGTTGGGGCTTAAATCTACTTATTATCTCAGAAGTCAAAGTCCAGATGCGCAAGAGCAGATTATGGATCGCAGTGTGGAATGTGTCAATTGTCAGTAA